The genomic window TGTGTTGTAATGCGCTCAGACCGTATTTTGTGATGATACGGTTTTCACCCACCAGCGGCACCACGTCCGCAATGGTCCCCAGGGCGACCAGCCCTACCGCGCTTAACAGAAAATCCTTGAAGTCAGGAGACACCTTCTTTTGCGGTGAAAAAAGCTGTCCGATGGCCCATGCCAGTTTAAACGCGATACCCACACCGGAGAGATCACGGAAAAGATGATGGGATGCATGCAATTTAGGGTTAATTACGGCGAAGGCGCCGGGTATTTCCTGCCCGGGCCGATGGTGGTCGGTAATGATCAGGTCGATGCCGCAGGCGCGTGCGATATCGGCTTCCCGGCAGGCGTTGATACCGCAATCAACCGTCAGGATAACGTTTGCTCCTTCCTCCCGCAGTTTTTGAATTGCATCAGCATTTAAACCGTATCCCTCCTCCAGTCGCTCTGGAATATAATAACTCACTTGTGCCCTCAGCAATTTCAGGCATCGATACATGAGAGCGGTAGCTGACAGACCGTCAACATCATAGTCGCCATAGATGACAATTCTCTCTCCTCTCCGTATGGCCTCGTTGATACGGATGGATGCCTTTTCAATGTCAGGGAGAAGTGAAGGGTCTCCAAGTGACGCGATTTGTGGCTGAAGGAAACTTCTGGCGGATGCAACATCAACAATTCCGCGATTGACAAGCACCTGGGCTAATAAGGGCGATATCTTAAGCTTGCTGGCAATCTCCGTCTGGAGTGGCCTGTTCGGGGGGGAAAAAACCCACCTTTTTATCATGGTGTATTTTGTTTAATGAGAAAAAGAGAATGGCAGTGCCATATAACACACAAAGCGTTTATTTCCGGAAGACCACAAAATTCCTATGATAACTTTGCCCAATGGTCTTCGTGTGCTATGGATACGTACCCAAACTGTCGAACTTGCGGCAAATGCCTGTCAGGTCTTCATTGAGGTCCGAAATCAGAGGCAATTTCAAAATCGCCGCACCGGATATTTCTGGCCTCGTTTTTATCTCAGTTCATTGTACTTTGATTTATACGTCTTTCAAGGAAATTTAATTATTTTTCCCTGCCATTTACCCGTTTTCTGATTTCATATGGTATCCTTCTCCGTCAAGGATTGCCATAAAACTTCTATTGAAAAAAGCACCGTGATGTGATACTATTGTTCAGTTAATTCAATAGATTCCGTGCCCGGTATCAGATATTATACTGATCGAACGCCCCTTGTTTATTCCTTCACTTTGAAACAAATAATATTCCCGTGTTTCTTATGCTCTGCTCTGCGAAGTAAGCCATGAAAAAAAATAGTATCTTTCGTGAATGTGCTGCATTGTTGTCATTTGCAAAACCCTACCGGAAACATTTGGCGCTGACTATTATCAGCATGGTTATTTATACCTCAACAAGCGGTATCCAGATTTCGCTAATCAAACCTATTGTAGACAAACTGCTCCTGGGAAATACCAATACAGGTCTTTCGTTGCCAAAGATCGATATTGACCAGGAGGGTCAATCCCACAAAAATGCCTCTCCTGTGAAACAGTTTAAAAAACAGGCCTTTTCCAAATTCACGTTTATAGAAAAAACGCGAAGACGCGCCACAAGTTCATTCACAAGCATTGGCATAACAATGGTAATCTTTGCCCCGATTCTTTTCCTTTCTTTTTATTTTCAGCAATACTACAGAAATTATGTCATGTGGGCTATTGTTGTGGATATACGGAACAAGGTATGCGATCATATCCTTCCCCAGCCACTGAGCTTTTTTGAGAACAGAAAGAGTGGCGATCTCCTCTCCAGATTAACAAACGACATTGCAGTAACGCAGTCGGGACTTACGGTCCTCTTTGATGATGTTTTGCTGCAGCCGCTGAAGTTGATTTGCGGATTGGCCCTGGCGTTTTATTTCAGCTGGAAGCTGTCTTTGTTGGTTTTGATTGCCTTCCCTGTAATATTTATTCCCGTGCTGATCATGGGAAAGAAGATCAAGAAACACGGAAAGGGAAGTTTGCGGCATCTTTCTGACCTCACCGACGCGCTCAGGGAAATGTTTGTGGGAATTCGAATTGTGAAGGCATTTAAGATGGAGGCTGAAGAAAGCCGCGAAATACATGAAATCAGCGATCGATTCTTCACAAAAAGAATGAAATTGGTTAAGGCAAAGGCCGTCAACACGAGCACCAGTGAATTTGTGTATACCTTGGGACTTGCCCTTTTGATTATTCTGGGCGGGTATGTAATTATGTCCAGGAAAGTTACCCCCGGAGAGCTTGGTGGATTTATTACCGCTATGGGCTTTATGGTAATCACGACCGTCAAGAAACTGGCCAAAGGATATGCAAGTTTGCAGGAATCTCTGGCTGGTGTCAATAGGGTATTTGAACTCTTTACGATCGAGCCCACCATAAAAGATCATCCCGAAGCCGTTACGCTGCAAAATATTCATGAGGGGATATCCTTTAACAATGTCAGTTTTTCCTATGATAATAGCAATGAATTTATCCTGAGAGATATTAATCTTACGATCAACAAAGGAGAGGTGGTTGCTATTGTAGGCAAGAGCGGGGCCGGGAAATCGACACTGATAAATCTGATACCGCGTTTCTACGATCCTGTCAAAGGCAGTGTGGAAATTGATGGAATTGATATACGAAAAATTAAACACGAATCTCTTCTCGCACACATTGCCATCGTTTCGCAACAAACATTCCTGTTTAACCGCAGTCTGCGTGAAAATATTCTCTACGGAAGGAAGGATGCTTCACCTGAGGAAATTTATGCTGCAGCAAAATCTGCCAATATCCATGAATTTATTATCAATCTCCCTAAAGGGTACGATACCGTTGTGGGTGAACTGGGGGTA from Candidatus Brocadia sp. includes these protein-coding regions:
- a CDS encoding ABC transporter ATP-binding protein/permease; its protein translation is MKKNSIFRECAALLSFAKPYRKHLALTIISMVIYTSTSGIQISLIKPIVDKLLLGNTNTGLSLPKIDIDQEGQSHKNASPVKQFKKQAFSKFTFIEKTRRRATSSFTSIGITMVIFAPILFLSFYFQQYYRNYVMWAIVVDIRNKVCDHILPQPLSFFENRKSGDLLSRLTNDIAVTQSGLTVLFDDVLLQPLKLICGLALAFYFSWKLSLLVLIAFPVIFIPVLIMGKKIKKHGKGSLRHLSDLTDALREMFVGIRIVKAFKMEAEESREIHEISDRFFTKRMKLVKAKAVNTSTSEFVYTLGLALLIILGGYVIMSRKVTPGELGGFITAMGFMVITTVKKLAKGYASLQESLAGVNRVFELFTIEPTIKDHPEAVTLQNIHEGISFNNVSFSYDNSNEFILRDINLTINKGEVVAIVGKSGAGKSTLINLIPRFYDPVKGSVEIDGIDIRKIKHESLLAHIAIVSQQTFLFNRSLRENILYGRKDASPEEIYAAAKSANIHEFIINLPKGYDTVVGELGVKLSGGQRQRIAIARAILKNASILLLDEATSSLDYESEKLVQDALNNLIAGKTTIIVAHRLSTILHCDRIIVMKNGAIVETGSHESLMSEEGEYKRVYQLHFDTLQA